In the Glycine max cultivar Williams 82 chromosome 6, Glycine_max_v4.0, whole genome shotgun sequence genome, ttacgattttattgcttttctattttattttttacaatttttagttactttaaccattattttaattgaacatttataatttaataaattaatttttcagctttcaattattaatttttaattagattttcggctagtttttttttaacacagcCCAAATATAAAAGTGTGTTGTTAATTATAGGAAAATCACAAAGGATTTTGTTTATAAGCAAATAAAGAGGAagttaaatagaaaattaaaagtaaagatTTCTGACAAAAAGAgagaactaataataataataataataactgaaAATTAATTGAACTATAAACCACCAAactgaaaattaatttactacTACTCTtagactaattaaaatttacaataattagtttaatttgattttgattgattttcattaaaatattattccataaaaatttatatacttttttatttttgaaatcaaattatattaaaaaaaatcttattaataatctatataaaaaattaacatgctaaacattctataaaaaaaatatgctaaaatttcaattttggttAAATCAACTATATATTGAAAAtgtcatcaataaaataatatgaaaccCAATTgatattcatataaaaaatatttaaaaaatgtaacattAAAGTAATATATAAGTGTTGTAGGTTGATTTGAATTTAGAAACATAAATAGCAAactcaattttgattttaattttttttaaaaaaaattggtttttattttgaatttgtttcgATTTGACCACCCTTAATTTAAGTGAAAACATTTGTGGTTTTTACATTAAGGAGATCATCCAActaataataagaaattaatatctttttaagatgtggactttttttatttgcaatGAGACGTGGAGATTATCAAATTCTAAAATGTAGAGATGACACCTAAATTTTGCCTAACTATTTATTAcgttaaagatataaaaaaaattatttagttttgtaaataattttaaacatataataaaaGTTCGTATTTTTACCTCATATGTCCATGTATGGGCCATCGTAGCTATACCTAACTTTACTGCCGGTCTAACCTAAcctaagtaaaataataattggtTAAGTTTACgggatttgattgaaaatatcaaatttgtcaATCACATACCCCAAACTGACTTGATTATTCTTGCAGCAATGTATATCACTTTATATAATAGAAAATACCAATAATTAtgacataaataaattttattcgtGAAACTGCAActatatactttattttaaatttaaattaaatcataaatgtatgaatgaaataaaggtgtatttttaattagcatatatatatatatatatatatatatatatatatatatatatatatatatatatatatatatatatatataaactgaaATCTTAAGGAAATAtagtcattaattattttacttttatatttattaaatcaaattaagcataaatgttaaattaaaataaattttatatttattactttcctttttattttattttgattttttttttactatttttgttGCAATGTATACTACtttgtataataataaattatatatatatatatatatatatatatatatatatatatatatttataaactgaaatcttaaatataacataaacattaaattaatcattaatgtttttctttttatatttactaaatcaaattattcataaatgtcaaattaaagcatttttttactttcctttttattttattttgtgactATTTTAGTGCacctaaaattacaaaaatggcCATTCAGTTTTGGGGGGATTTTTTTTTGCAGCAAGGTATActactttatataataataaataaataatataataataaattatatagcaaatttaatttaataagaaaatataataattatttatcaggaccatttttttaattaatgagttACTAGTCACACACTCTTttgattatgttattttttattgtttgaaattgattaaaaaaaaattggttctcATATTATATCTTGTATTCTTTTAacatgaatttataatttttaataaagtttaatatattaaagaatGTGTGTTCGAAAATTTGTTCCTGATTTTGTGATATAACTAATTTTGGGTTAGACAACCAGCTAAAATCTTCCAAAACTGGCCGGATCGGATTTGTCACATCAAACCCACACATGCaataattcaaccccctttatttatttttatctatttattgacTGAAATCAACCCCctttattagaaaaatacataaaagaaaatgtttgttgagaaaaaaatgaagacgaAGATGACGATACACGTTCTTGAATCAAACATGGCGTTACAATTAGGTGTATGTGTGAATTAGAAAACTCTGGGGACTTTTCAAAATTCTCCTTCTCTAGGGTGGTACCTCCCAAACTTCTCGTGATACCAAATAGCCGCATGGTATTAGTATGCATATGGTACGGTACCCGCCACCTTCAATATATGCAACCCAACAACACCAATTCTCACCAAACCATATATGCTCCTTTCATCATTTAATTTGAATCATATTGCTCTCTCTCTGCGTTAGTTGTATCGCACATCATCGTACGTGATCACAAAATTACCCTTTGGCAGAACAAGCTACTAATATAAACCTCAGGGTTTTgtggaaaaaaagaaggaagagatcGACGATGTTACAGAGCCCCAGAAAGTTTGTGACGCCCTTTACTAAATGTGTTTCTGATCTCAATTGGCGTTTAACTGGGTTGATCATCCCTCTAGTTTTATTCATCACGTTCTTCTCTCTCCATTATTCATCTTCCACTTCTTCAAACGGTTTTTCAGCCTTTTACCCTGTTCAGCAGTTTCTCTTCAACCTCCCTTTTAAGTTTATCAGCGAGGAAGATCCTGTTGTTTCCAAGGATGAGTTGTTGCGGTCCAAAATTGCGGTGTGTTTGGTTGGTGGTGCCAGAAGGTTCGAACTCACGGGACCCTCCATTATCGAAATGGTGCTCAAAGAATACCCCAATTCGGATGTTTTTCTTCATAGCCCGTTAGACAAGGACACGTTCAAGTTCTCGCTCCTGAAGTTTGCGCCGAACGTCGCCGCCGTTCGAATCTTCCACCCTCAACCGTTGCCGGAAAACGAGTCGTATGTTCGAGTCCTCACCGCGCATAACTCGCCCAACGGAATCCAGGTCATTTCGCTgctattttctctttctttctttcattattattactacttttTCCCCTTTTTGGATTTTGATTCCTAAAAATACCACATCATCAGAATCATGTTGTTAAACGTATTATTGCTGATTACAGTGaatgaaattatattattagtgttgcattttttgtaattgttttagtttttattttttaagtagctAGTGTCTTGAGTACACTTTTTAGGAATCTCCACATATTGTTTGGTTGATATTGGTTTTATGGAATAATTTGTGCAAGTTGCTCTGGGTCACATTTTTTGTACCTTGGCGGATATTTTCATATCAGTATCGAATTCATTTCTTTTTCACCTCGCCTTCCAGAAACCAGAAgtctatttatatttatttatttattaggatGCTAtcttaaaagaaaagtaaaatacatTATCAAATATCTTTACTTGCACTACATTTCATCTTCCTAACCCATGTAGGTTGGTTAAAGCAAAAACTGTTGAGGGAACCCAGTCATTTATGACTGGGACAGAATGTTTTAactgtattaaatatataggaGGTTATTATCGTAGGCACGTAACACGTACGTTCACGTTAGGTCGTGTATTTATGCATATGTTTATCTTTAAAGTATACTTATCTATAAAACGGATACTTAATTTGTATAACTTTATATGTatgttaaaagttaatttaattaggtAGTAACgttctttttttaagaatttatacACATCattcttatattataatataattaataataatataaaatatgatactaaaggagaaataaattgaaactgaaaaaaatatttgaaaagttaatgttttctatttatattaaattaaatttgataaaatctgtttgaatttttatttttaaaagcttGATATATCTCATAAAAAAACAGCTGATATATAATAATCTATTTTCCACATACTGGAATATATTTTTTCGTTTTTATGTAATATCCAGGTCAGTTTGATCGACACTTTCAATTATTTGGCAagcttttttttgaaaatgttcCTGAACATAAAATTgggatgataaaaaaatatcaatttaatataataatatatattttaagataagtataacatacaatattaattttaaatttgtttcattacTCAAATGAATAATGGAAacatttactctttttttcacTGGCTATCAGTCAACCACTTTGTACTTGAATTTGCTGCAATTCTAAAACACAACCATCTTTACTTATAGCTAAATTAATTCCTAGCctgttttactttttattaaatatgtctACAGTCTTGTGGATCTGttaaatctttatttatttaattgtttaatatttacttatttaggATCGagttggataaaattagaaactttGGAGAGTTAGGAGGCAGTTTTCAGTTTGGTAGGGTTGACAGGGGTAGTGTGTGAGGGCAAGTTCCTATTTTCGGGTCACCATTCCTTTCTTACCCTCAATGATTTATGAACTTTAATTGCTAAATCAGTAAAGCTAAACTGAACAACCAAGCTTGCTTAGAATTGAAGTATCAAGTAGTAGTATGACGCCAACGTAGAAACTAAATGCTAATTATgactgtttttatttatttatttatttttggtattGATATATGACTGAATTTAATTTACGTTATTACGCAGGGGCTTCTTCAGTACTTTAACCTAGTGGAGGGATGCCTAACGATGATAAAATCACACCAACAGAAGAAAAACTTCACGTACGATTGGATAATCCGAACACGTGTTGACGGGTACTGGAACGCACCGTTGGGTTCCGAAAACTTCGTTCCGGGAAAGTACCTGGTCCCAGCGGGCTCCTCGTACGGTGGACTCAACGACCGTTTAGGAATCGGCGACCTCAGAACCTCGACGGTGGCACTGTCGCGTCTCTCTTTAGTTCCAAACCTCGATTCCGCTGGCTTCAACAACCTCAACTCAGAGGCAGCGTTTAAGGCCCAACTCACGACGCTGAACGTGAGCCACGTGGCAAAACGACTCCCGTTTTGCGTCGTTTCGGACCGCAGGTACGATTTTCCACCGGGGCGGTTCGGGGTGCCGGTGGCGGCGCTGTCGAGCCCGGGCCCACTGAGTGGGGCCAAGTGCAGGCCATGCAGGGAGGTGTGTGAGGGTTTGTGCGCGGAAACTGTGATGGATTCGGTTGAGAAGGTGTGGAGTTGGACCCATTGGGAGAACGGTGCGCTTCAGCTTTGCGACGCTCACGATGCGTGGGAGAGTGGTTGGGAGAAGAATTTTGACCGGCTTGCTGGGAAGAAATTTGCGGCGGCTAGGAAGCGAATTCAGTCTATGAAAATGGAGGAGTGCGTTAAGGATTTTGTTCAATTGAGGAAACGGAGTGCGCATTGGAGTGCGCCTCTGGTGGATGAGATTTGTGCATTGGGTTTGAATCCACCCTGAACAccgtttctttctttctgtcacACAGTTTAGTAAAGTCACTACTGGATTTTCTACTTTTCTTTGGCGGAAATAGGAGAAATATCAATTCTTTTTTCACTCGttggaatatttatttttcaaatttaaatatataactatatataagtGGGTGTGAATATGGCACTCTAATAAAATAAGTACATCGTGTTAAagtaaaaagagagagaaatatgtttttagactttaataaacaataataaaattaatattacttaattataatgtatctataatttattatttatatctaTCTATAATCTCTATATAaacgtagtttttttttttaatacaagccGAAACAGGAAAACATGAGAAAGAGAAAACTAGAAACGAACGGACAGAAACTCCTAAAGCATCAGAAAACAGAGATTGTTTCAGATCATTAGGACAGTTTTCCCACACTTtgaaaaatatagtttattCGACAGTTTTGATGAGTGATTAAAATTGGGATTTGGGAGTTATCTGAGAGTTGGTTATGCatgataattgaaaaataattatgaataatatattttctaattacttATTATCAGACTTAgaccataaaaaaaactatttttaatcaaaactcattttaaaaattaaggacATTGGCCCACGTACTCAGTTCATGTATTTCGTTCGTAACAAACAACAATGCTGAACAGTATAATTTGTACTCTTTTATTCATCTAATTACTTATTTATCCATCCgtcatttattcattttttggtatcatcatcaaataataatagaataagaaagcaaaaaagaaaaagaaaaaaaaaaggaagaagacaaAACAAAAGTGGAGAAGAGAGGGCGTGGAAGAAGCTCCTATATATGAGAATGAAAAGCAGTTGTACGGCCTTGTgttttattctcttctcttctttggtAACTAGCATGGgccatatatattatttatttgagtaGCAAAGCTCTCAGTACTGAAAAACAGTGGACCAGGCACGTCTCTCTCGTTCTGGAGATCACCGTAAAAATCATCACCCAACTTTGACGTACAAAAGGAGAcagacacaacacaacacaaccaCCGTACCCTCTTGGTTCTCTTCTCAAGTTTGTTCATGTGATTCCACCATCATCATCAACGTCAATTAATACAACACACTGCATGCCCCACACCACGTGTACCAGCAAGACCCATGAATTCAAACCCCAAATCCCAGTCATTTTGCTATGGCCACCGCTAACGTGAAATTAATACATTACTTCCAAACAAACGCCaactaaaagaaaagaagaggaagCAGACAAGCAGCGGCATCAGttctatcaatattttttttctcttgcacTACTAGTTGGTTTCAATTTGTTTCTGCAATTAGACGATTCGGTTGATCCGAAGTAGTCGAGTCATGTTGATCTTGGAATATTTCTTGAATGAGTTTATTCTGTACTAACAGAAAACACTGTTGGAAGTCGCGTTGCTGCCTCAGTTTCCAACCAAATTCAAGTCCAACTCTTGTTAGAGGAATTGTGCTGGTGGCATGAAATGAACCACGAAGCAAATTGTTGAAGATTGGAGGATCAAGTTACTGAAACGGTGTTGCCCTTGCgttttattttttgcaaaacGTAAAGGGAATTGCCTCAACAATTTTTTAGCCTGTTAAACGAAGAGAGAATttaagaaacattttttatagttcagtgtaagaaaaattggaAATTAGGAGTCTGTGGACGAAAGAAGAACTGGCCATAGGCATGCGTCCATTGTAACGGGCCCACCTAGGCCTAATCTGGTGCAATGGATGCCGCAAGGAAATTACTATTCACACCTCCCTTTCACTATTAAAGGTAAACCCCCTGCCTTTTTAGAAATGATTTAAATACTCCTGAGTCTTGACATTTAACCACCGTATTACCGGCGGTgatcttaaaaatcattttcaaaatattttaggatgtaacaattcaaatattttagaaatttgatttttgtttatattttaatttaagaattaGGATTAGTCTCTcttgtatattttaaaacttaaaacttaTAATTCAGTAAAATACACGTCATATTTGCTAGTTGTTATAattcaatcatatttttaagaGAAGTAATCAAGCTGAAATAGCGACATTTACAATATTGAAATTTCTTTGGGTGGCATATAAGTGTAATGGACTTGTGGTGCTGGTTCTCTTTTGTTTGCTTAGCTGTTTCTTTCTTCGTCATGATCATGTTACGCACactaagaaacaaaaaaattgacttgCGAAATGACTTATTTCGATTcgtttttaagttaattttaagatTGTTTTATTAACACAAATCATTCCGTTCACTTGTgtatttgcatttattttaattttagtacggttgaaatggtcataacatttatgATGGTGAAATATCTGTatgatttttccatttttttaatacgGTCATTCAGTATTATAATATCTACTTATTTTGGGAAGGTATGCATTAACAAATTATTcccacttattttttaaaagactatGTAGCAAATTGTAGCATCAATTAGTAAGGATAAAAGTGTTGGCTGCCTAAAAGAAAAGCAACATAAAAGGTGGTCAGGGAGATGTAGCATTAAGTCACTAACCAtatataggaagaaaaaaaacataaaagatgaaGCAACACCATGATAAgggattattatattttgttactGGATATAAGACTGGCCAGTGATATCTAAATCTCTGTCTCCGGTTGAAGGGGGAGGGTTGTGTTTGGGCTTGATAGCGTCCTTATCAACGGGGCCATCAGCACTCTGGCTCTCACTTGCCGGTGGCTTTGTTGGCTTCTCCGGTTGCCCTTTCTCCGTACCGTACATTCCACCACCATAGGCACCATGTGTTACCGGCTCCATTCTTGAGATTTGGGGTCCTTCCCCCAGTTTTTGCTTTTCATTTTCACCCTCTTTTTCCATTTGAGGCTGAGTGATCCCACCCCTCTCCTCATTATGTACATCTTTATTTCACCTTGTATGTTGGACGagtgtctttttttatttacgtGCCAACATATATCCATGCCACGCAGCCCATGTTCTCTTTCAACCGCTTCATGTAAACACCatattcttcctttttatttgtGCATGTCTTGCACTtatgcttcttttcttttctagatTTTTTTGGGTCATATTTTTTACCCATTATTCGGCTTAGGCCCATTGAATTTTGAACAGTGACTATTTTTTGTGGATAGAACAATTTAACGGGGACAATAGTTTGTCTGGGCctgttttcccttttcttttgggCTTTCTATCCCATACGAAAAAAGGAGACAATGTTTTGTcctataataataatgtatatttAGCATTAAATCATTAACATTCGTTAGTCTTACATGTATGATTTACCTAACTTAATCTCTGAAAGTGGCATAATATGAGTGTTGTAAGTTTAATGATTAACTCAAATACTTATATAAACCAAATGACTAAAATGTAATAGATGAAGATGGAGATGAAGAATACTTCCAGGTGCCACAAGTATAAACAACTTATTTgccaacaaaaattaatttaaaataatatatctatGTAGGAAAGAATCATCGCATCAACACGGAATACTTCACATCACTGTGAGGTAaaagaagttaaaataaataggtaataataaaatgaatttaattataattataattaaataataaattatttaaagataaaatatgcaGTATAGTATTCCTCGTGTTATACCTGTcatattaaattagaaaaacataGAAATAAAGACACACCTATTTAGATAATACTACaccaaaaaagaataaaactcAAAAGTAGAAGCTTAAAGGTGAAACCTTGGTTTAAAACGCTGGAATAAAACTTCCTTAGCAAATTGCTATCAATGGGTATACTAAATAGGTGGTGAGTTGAACTCACTATCATGTTTAGAAACAAATAATTACTTACTATTACCTCTCTTCCATAATAATCGtccaataaaaagaaaaaaattgtccaaaaataatttttattttagatttttaatataacatcaattactttttttctcAGTTATATAtcacttataatattaatgatatgagaaacaaaaataaaaataataataataatgttaattttataaattgaattaatGACCTAAAacgaaaattataataatacaaAGGGAGGCAGTATCACTTTGCACCCACAATAATCTTTTTACTACCAAGCCTAACACTGTTATTAAAAGTTTGCTTTTATAACAATTCCCCTAAGAAAGTGTTATAAAAAAGTATtcaaaatttatctattttttaattaaaataataatatttttaataggaaAGTGCTCTTAATAATAAAGTCATTgttcttattaaaataaataaataacatgtcTTTAAAAGTGCCACAAAAAGTTTTAATCTATGTTTTGATgtgaagaaggaaacaaagagaatgaaaatgaataGGTGAGAAATAAATTCTTCTCTCATAAATGTTACTAATACTTCTACAGTGTATCAcaaatgttacaaaaatggTTGGCGATGAAGTCATAAAGGTCATTTTTGATAAATGTAACGATGATGATGACCTTGAATATCAGCTATTGAATGCATGTCTCAAGAAAAGTgcacttgtgtttttttttttcctctcctcGCTAGCTGTTCTAGCACCGGATACATAGGTTTTAGAGGCATCTTGCTGGATCAGAAAGGCAACATCATcttgaattaatatattaaagctTCTTCCGGTACAGCAGAGGTGCTATCTCTAACTACACTACTCGTTCCTTGATAGTGAAATTGATTCAAACTCTTCTTATGTGGTCGATGGTTTTACAAAAAACAAAGGCAGTCCATAGATCATGGTactcaatttagtggatttttaATAAAGCTTTCCTTAAGTCATGTTAACAGAGAAGCCAATAGGCCTGCCCGCATATATTGGCTTCTCTATCCCATTTggattaattaattgtatttggttttgaaaatttgaGCTTATGAGTGCCAAATGTCTGGCTTACATGAAAGTGTCGGAACATCATCAAATTaatgtatttatctttttatttaattttaggaaGACATAGGATTACTCATCTAATTAAGTCTCGCTCCACACTATGTAATAtgggtttaaatatatttttatttatgtaattcaacctttttttatttgttttagccattgaatttgttttatttttccttcttaagacactttaaaaaaaatgttatgtaaaatgttttaaagatgaaattatataaaaaaaaattataaagatgaaaataaaaaagcctTGATTTAATTTACAgggtctaaaaaaaatattgaagccTCCCATGATGTGGTGTCTATTTACTGCAAAATGAACCGGTATTATTTAGGATTAACAAATTAATGCACTAATATGTACACGCAAATGCGGCAACTATATTACAACAACCGTGATTATTGAGGCTGTTAGAAGGCATCAGTGATTCCTAAAAGGGCTATATCCGTGGTAACAATAAACGGGTCATTAAATAGCAGAATTACACAGTGCGTCAGTAACCAAAAGCATATATATGAACATGAATTGGCATACATATCACTTTACAAGTCGATCCTAAAAGGACTATGAAACAGTTTTTCAACAATTCCTTCCAAGAAGATTAATGATAGTTTCAGTTTTAATGAAGGAATATTAAGCCTTTATTTTGTTCAAATTAACCCCCGAATTTCAAGTTGAACCTCATGAGTAGAACAAGAAATACTTTTCTAGCAACAACAATTAGCTTAGACCCTTTAATTGTCTTCTGCACAAAAAAGGCTCGCTAGCTGTTTGACTTTAGGAAGATCATTTTCCGGATATTTTGGAGGATTATTGATTTCCACATAATCTTGTTAGAAATTATAAACCCAGCGCATAATCTTCTTGGACTAAACATCTTCAGATCAAGCATTTCGAGTTCCAAGGGATGGCAATATCTGTGTAATTACAACCAACACGCGTTCAATTAATAGAAAAACTAGAGAATCGCCGGAAAGCTATGAATCATTTAAGATTCCATATCAGACATTACAGGAGAAACCACGCCGACGCACGCGGTTGTTTACATGATTGTGCACCAAGTTGTGTTAGTGACAGCTTGTTCGCTATATACAGACACAGTAgctaaatatttgttttcttcaaaaagaaaaaaaagttaatcatattttttcatgtttttgtgttattGAAATGAAATACAATAAGGAAaatatcttcttttctttttaataccaaaacaaaatcaagtaGATTTTTTCCATTGATATAATTAATACATcgatttgtttaaacttatttattgaaataaatgtttattttgataaaataagtaatttttatttttttagtgtatttatctaaactatttttacttgtaaaaaatagttttatgcttattttaataaaaaaaat is a window encoding:
- the LOC100786713 gene encoding uncharacterized protein, translating into MLQSPRKFVTPFTKCVSDLNWRLTGLIIPLVLFITFFSLHYSSSTSSNGFSAFYPVQQFLFNLPFKFISEEDPVVSKDELLRSKIAVCLVGGARRFELTGPSIIEMVLKEYPNSDVFLHSPLDKDTFKFSLLKFAPNVAAVRIFHPQPLPENESYVRVLTAHNSPNGIQGLLQYFNLVEGCLTMIKSHQQKKNFTYDWIIRTRVDGYWNAPLGSENFVPGKYLVPAGSSYGGLNDRLGIGDLRTSTVALSRLSLVPNLDSAGFNNLNSEAAFKAQLTTLNVSHVAKRLPFCVVSDRRYDFPPGRFGVPVAALSSPGPLSGAKCRPCREVCEGLCAETVMDSVEKVWSWTHWENGALQLCDAHDAWESGWEKNFDRLAGKKFAAARKRIQSMKMEECVKDFVQLRKRSAHWSAPLVDEICALGLNPP